TTGAAACAGCTATTGGGGGAATGAACGTGACTACTACAGTAGAGGGGAGGCAAAGGTTTAGTGTGAATGTTCGGTTCGCGCAGGATTATAGGGATAAAATTCAAAAGCTGGATGATCTCCAGATTCAGACAATGGATTACGGACCCATTCCACTTTCTGCTGTTGCGGATATTAAAATAACAGAAGGTCCACCAATGATTAACTCCGAAAATGCAATGTTAAGAGGAACACTTTTATTTAATGTTAGAGGCCGGGATTTAGGGAGTACCGTTGATGATGCAAAGAAAAAACTTGAAGAAGAAGTATTAAAATTACCGAAAGGTTATTTTTTGGAATGGAGTGGTCAATATGAAAATCAGGTGCGAGCCGAAGAGAGATTGAAGATGATAATACCGCTAGTTCTGGTAATTATTATAGTTATTTTGTACTTTACCTTTCACACTTTTCGTGAAGTATTAATTGTACTTGCCGCTGTACCTGTTGCGTTGGTAGGTGGTGCATATTCTCTACATTTTTTTGATGTTAACTTTTCAGTAGCTGTTGCTGTAGGCTTTATTGCCTTATTTGGAATAGCTGTGGAAACTGGAGTTTTAATGCTTGTTTACTTAAATAATTCGGTAGCTAAAAAGGTTCGTGAAAACAATAATCAAAATACAATAATTTCCAAACAAGAGGTAGAAAATGCTATTTATGATGGTGCAGCATTAAGATTGAGACCGAAGCTAATGACGGTATTGGTTGATATAATCGGTTTGATGCCAATTCTTTTAGCAACAGGAACAGGAAGTGATGTTATGAAACCAATAACCATACCTTTTGTTTTTGGATTAATAACCTCCACGTTATTTGTTCTTATTGTATTGCCGGTTTTATACGCAATGGTTAGGGAGTATGAACTAAAAAAACATGGTAAACTGGTTATAGAGGAGTTTAAAAATTAAGATTCAAAATTTATTGAATATGAATACTTTTAAAAATATTGCAATTCGGTTTATAACTATTTTTTCTTTACTTTTTTATTTTACAAATATTAAAGCGCAAATATTGACAATTGACAGCATACTTAAAATTATAGAAATTAATAATCCGGAATTGCAAATGTATGATGCACAGATCAAGGCCCTCGATGCTTATGCCACCGGAGCTTATTCATTTGACCCTCCCCGTGTAGGTGTGGGATTTTTCATGACTCCTTATAATCCTCAAATGTGGACTCAGGATGTTATGAATAATCAGCAAGGTATGGGAAATTTCATGATCTCAGCAGAACAAATGTTTACGAATCCGGCAAAACTCAAAGCAAATTCGGATTATATGAGTAATATGTCAGGTGCTGAATTTGAAATGAAAAATTTTGCAAGATATGAGCTTTTTTCCATGGCAAAAATGAGTTATTACGAATGGGTAATACTTAAGAAAAAAATAAGAGTAATCAATGAAAGCGAATCCTTACTAAATTATCTTATAAAATCTACTGAACTGCGATATACCTACGGGATGGATAAATTAAATGCTTACTATAAAGCAAAAGGTATGTTGGGAGATATTCAATTAATGGAAATTATGATTGATCAGGAAATTAGTCAGAAAAGGAATGAACTTAATACCTTGTTGAATAGAAGTGTAAACACTTTATTTGAAGTTGATTCAACCTATTCAATTGAGAGTTATGAAAAAATAATGATTGACACCTCAATTATTAGCAATAATAGAAGTGATTATAAAGTTATTTCAAAAAATATTGAAGTATTAAGATCTAAACAGATTTTCGAATATTCAAAACGGCTTCCCGATTTTGGAATTAAGTTTGATCATATGGTTCCTTTTGGAACTGATCCGCAACAATTTAGTCTTATGGCTATGGTAAGCATTCCAATTGTCCCCTGGTCATCTAAGATGTATAAGTCTTCTGTGTTAGGTTTAAATTTTGAAATTGATGCTTTGAAGGCTCAGCAACAAATATTATTAAATGAAGTGAGTGGCAATATGCAGAACCTTAAAATAATGCTTCAAAGTAAAAAACAACAATTAGAGCTGTATGAAAATAATATAATGCCCGCAATGAAAAAAAATTACGAATTAAGCCTCTTGGCTTATGAACAAAACACAGAAGAATTATTTATGGTTTTAGATGCTTGGCAAAATTATAAGCTTATTCAACTTAGTTATTACGATCAATTGATGGAGCTGCTAGCCCTTCAAATAGAATATGAAAAACAATTGCAATTACCTCTGAATTAAAGAAAAGATGTCACTATGAAAAGGAATAAACTGTATTTTGAAATAAAAAAGAATTTACGATGGTAAGCAAAATTATCAATATACTATTTATATTATCGTTTTCTTTTTACTCTTGTAACAACAGAGTTGAAAAAAACGAATATGATTCACAATCCAATAGTGAACAAAAAATTTATACCTGTCCAATGCATCCTCAAATAATTAGGAATGAACCAACTCTATGTCCTATATGCGGAATGAAATTAGTTGAAAAAATACACAACGGTGAATCAATTAACAATGAAAATCTGGCAATCTTATTAAAGCCTGTAAATCAATATGTAGTGAGTTCAATTAAAACAACAACTCCGAAAAGAGATAAAATAAAAGTGGAAATTAATGCATCGGGTGTTATAAATTACGATACCAGAAATATTAACACTGTATCTGCAAGAGTTTCTGGTCGTATTGAAAAGTTATATGTCAAATTTCGATATCAACCAATATTGAAAGGACAGAAGCTCATGGATATTTATAGTCAGGAACTTGTAACTGAACAGGAAAATTACCTATTTCTTTTAAAAAATGATGCGTCGAACGAATCAATTTTACAATCAGTGGAAACGCGATTGTTATTACTTGGCTTTTCACAAACTCAAGTTAATGCTTTAAAAGTTTCCAGAATTGTTTCACAATCAGTTACAATCTTTAGCCCTTACACCGGCCATTTACATGACATAGTTAAATCCGAAATTAACTCTGGAATGAAAGAAAGTAATTTGGCTTCCGATACAGAATTGAGTATTCGTGAAGGTATGTATTTAAAAAAGGGACAAACCATATTTAATATTTATGATATTAGTGATTTATGGGTGGACTTGAATGTTTATAGCGATGATCTTGAGCTGATCAAGGTAGGTCAAACAGTAG
The genomic region above belongs to Bacteroidota bacterium and contains:
- a CDS encoding efflux RND transporter periplasmic adaptor subunit, with translation MVSKIINILFILSFSFYSCNNRVEKNEYDSQSNSEQKIYTCPMHPQIIRNEPTLCPICGMKLVEKIHNGESINNENLAILLKPVNQYVVSSIKTTTPKRDKIKVEINASGVINYDTRNINTVSARVSGRIEKLYVKFRYQPILKGQKLMDIYSQELVTEQENYLFLLKNDASNESILQSVETRLLLLGFSQTQVNALKVSRIVSQSVTIFSPYTGHLHDIVKSEINSGMKESNLASDTELSIREGMYLKKGQTIFNIYDISDLWVDLNVYSDDLELIKVGQTVALYTNEGDTLKVAAKIDFIQPILSEQLQTTIARVYLNNMNKELIVGTLLKAKINSGMKEGIFVPNSSVLNLGNNNVVFLKVDGAFKSTLVNIGIKTAEEIEIISGISESDEIALNAQMLIDSESFVKISR
- a CDS encoding TolC family protein encodes the protein MNTFKNIAIRFITIFSLLFYFTNIKAQILTIDSILKIIEINNPELQMYDAQIKALDAYATGAYSFDPPRVGVGFFMTPYNPQMWTQDVMNNQQGMGNFMISAEQMFTNPAKLKANSDYMSNMSGAEFEMKNFARYELFSMAKMSYYEWVILKKKIRVINESESLLNYLIKSTELRYTYGMDKLNAYYKAKGMLGDIQLMEIMIDQEISQKRNELNTLLNRSVNTLFEVDSTYSIESYEKIMIDTSIISNNRSDYKVISKNIEVLRSKQIFEYSKRLPDFGIKFDHMVPFGTDPQQFSLMAMVSIPIVPWSSKMYKSSVLGLNFEIDALKAQQQILLNEVSGNMQNLKIMLQSKKQQLELYENNIMPAMKKNYELSLLAYEQNTEELFMVLDAWQNYKLIQLSYYDQLMELLALQIEYEKQLQLPLN